The following coding sequences lie in one Miscanthus floridulus cultivar M001 chromosome 9, ASM1932011v1, whole genome shotgun sequence genomic window:
- the LOC136481045 gene encoding uncharacterized protein — MATNEKFDVRALFFDGTDYDYWKARMTNYLKGKSLKLWKITQNATYVIPAEEPTDAAEIGLLETNHRAVAILQASICKTEYDRVSSEDLAYQIWEKLRKYHEGSNTVKNRKFEIHRKEFDAFCQLPSESIDDMFARFQVIVNKMKAMNSNMPYDDHARAPRLLHSLNDEWDMKVEAIVESVGYETLTTDELYSKLKSKEIEIVSKRKLKNPTAASSSDVPMALVSGNKTNTNANPNVSSFALSSLCHVADEELEVLDDDQLVLLSNKFKRVYDNRRNRRRSDGCFNCGGSSDSSDSDSEDETPKKKTDGLCFITDASINGGICTMALEGDASTDSNDETSDDEVDTSAEQRIADLTKIVHKQNKVLVKLKTDYDKTCAELATLKNAASNPAEPDECEECSIHMISLSKLQTKYSSIVDDRDKLYAELNELRSRSNLLVLMLRLLSLLHASFIIVIFAVMMVIFMSSVIEGCVLNDVSSTPHVVGGEEDIWIMDSGCLRHMTGDDKWFSSLTPTSVKENITFGDKSQGKDDFEVRFKKGNSRVLDSAVAHGSPLIWKWHRRLGHLSFDLLCRLSSLDLIDGLPKLKFEKDLICAPCKHGKMVAASHAPVTQVMTRRLGELLHMDTVGPARVRSAGGKWYVLIVVDDFSRYSWVFFLESKDEAFSHVHDLVLKLKNELSNNAVRAIRSDNGTEFKNSRMKAFCSEQGLDHQFSSPYVPPQNGVVERKNRTLVEMARTMLDEHKTPRRFWAEAINTACYVANRIFLRAFLGKTSYELRFGRPPKVFHFRVFGCKCFILIKGNLDKFESRSSDGLFLGYALQGRAYRELNLGTNHIDETCEVTFDETMPCFSSAFECAGDDEIGQDILEDEKEEDGCDDDDDDDA, encoded by the exons ATGGCGACCAATGAAAAGTTTGATGTTCGCGCtctgttttttgatgggactgatTATGATTACTGGAAGGCACGTATGACCAACTATCTCAAAGGCAAGTCGCTGAAGCTATGGAAAATCACACAAAATGCCACATATGTGATTCCAGCTGAGGAACCGACTGACGCCGCTGAGATCGGGCTTCTTGAAACAAATCATCGCGCTGTTGCTATTTTACAGGCTTCTATTTGTAAAACTGAATATGATCGGGTTTCTAGTGAAGATCTCGCTTATCAGATCTGGGAGAAACTTAGAAAATATCATGAAGGCTCAAACACTGTGAAAAACCGAAAATTTGAGATTCACCGAAAAGAGTTTGATGCTTTTTGCCAATTGCCTAGTGAGTCTATTGATGACATGTTTGCACGTTTTCAAGTGATTGTTAATAAGATGAAGGCCATGAATAGCAATATGCCTTATGATGATCATGCTAGGGCTCCCAGATTATTACATTCACTTAATGATGAATGGGATATGAAAGTTGAGGCGATCGTTGAATCTGTAGGTTATGAGACTCTCACCACTGATGAGCTTTACAGTAAGCTCAAATCAAAAGAGATCGAAATTGTTTCTAAGCGTAAATTGAAAAATCCCACAGCTGCTTCTTCTTCTGACGTTCCAATGGCTTTGGTTTCTGGAAATAAGACTAACACTAATGCTAATCCAAATGTTTCCAGTTTTGCTTTGTCTTCTTTGTGTCATGTTGCAGATGAGGAGTTGGAGGTGCTAGATGATGATCAACTTGTACTGCTCTCCAACAAGTTTAAGCGTGTGTATGACAACAGGCGTAATAGAAGACGTTCAGATGGCTGCTTCAACTGTG GTGGCTCGTCAGACTCCAGCGATTCAGATTCCGAGGATGAGACACCCAAGAAGAAGACAGACGGACTTTGCTTCATCACTGACGCCAGCATCAATGGTGGGATATGTACTATGGCCTTGGAGGGTGATGCATCAACCGACAGCAATGATGAAACTTCTGATGATGAGGTAGATACTTCTGCAGAACAAAGAATAGCTGATTTAACTAAAATTGTTCATAAGCAAAATAAAGTGTTGGTTAAACTTAAAACTGATTATGATAAAACTTGTGCTGAACTAGCTACTCTCAAAAATGCTGCATCTAATCCTGCTGAACCTGATGAATGTGAAGAATGCTCAATTCATATGATTTCGCTTTCTAAATTGCAAACCAAGTATTCTTCCATTGTTGATGATCGAGATAAACTTTATGCTGAACTAAATGAACTTCGTTCTCGGTCGAATTTGCTTG TTCTAATGCTGAGGCTTCTTTCGCTCCTGCACGCAAGCTTTATCATTGTGATTTTTGCAGTCATGATGGTCATCTTTATGAGTTCTGTTATCGAAGGATGCGTGCTGAACGACGTGAGCAGTACCCCACATGTG GTTGGAGGCGAGGAGGACATATGGATAATGGACTCTGGTTGTTTGCGCCACATGACCGGAGATGataaatggttctccagcctcaccCCCACGAGCGTAAAGGAAAACATCACTTTTGGGGATAAAAGTCAAGGTAAG GATGATTTTGAGGTTCGTTTTAAGAAAGGAAATTCGCGTGTTCTTGATTCTGCCG TTGCTCATGGTTCCCCCCTGATTTGGAAGTGGCATCGTCGGTTGGGCCATTTGAGCTTTGATTTGCTTTGTCGTTTGAGTTCATTggatttaattgatggtttaccgAAACTCAAGTTTGAAAAGGATTTGATTTGTGCTCCCTGCAAACATGGAAAAATGGTTGCTGCTTCTCATGCACCTGTGACTCAGGTGATGACAAGACGACTGGGTGAACTGTtacatatggacactgttggtccagCCCGTGTTCGGTCTGCTGGTGGGAAGTGGTATGTGCTCATCGTTGTGGACGATTTTTCTCGATATTCATGGGTGTTCTTTTTGGAATCTAAGGATGAGGCTTTCTCACATGTTCATGATCTTGTTCTGAAGCTAAAAAATGAGTTGTCAAATAATGCCGTTAGAGCAATTCGCAGTGACAACGGTACGGAATTCAAGAATTCTCGCATGAAAGCTTTTTGTTCAGAACAAGGTTTAGATCATCAGTTTTCCTCACCTTACGTTCCTCCCCAGAACGGTGTTGTTGAGCGTAAAAATCGTACGCTTGTTGAGATGGCTAGGACAATGCTTGATGAACATAAAACTCCTAGACGTTTTTGGGCTGAggctatcaacaccgcttgctatgttGCTAATCGCATTTTTCTGAGAGCTTTTCTGGGAAAAACATCTTATGAGTTGAGATTTGGTCGACCTCCCAAAGTTTTCCACTTTCGAGTTTTtggctgcaagtgttttatattgataaagggaaatttggataaatttgaATCGCGTTCTTCCGATGGGTTATTTTTGGGGTACGCCTTGCAAGGGCGAGCGTACCGTGAGCTTAATCTTGGTACTAACCACATCGATGAGACATGTGAGGTCACCTTCGACGAGACAatgccttgtttttcttctgcttTTGAGTGTGCAGGTGATGACGAGATCGGGCAGGATATTCTTGAGGATGAGAAAGAGGAAGATGGatgtgacgacgacgatgacgatgatgcctAG